Proteins from a genomic interval of Actinoalloteichus hymeniacidonis:
- a CDS encoding TetR/AcrR family transcriptional regulator, whose translation MGRQTGQARGQHIPDPVDTNHSSGDGRVERGNRTRRAVLRHAVDIASVDGLDGLSIGRLASELGHSKSGIFALFGSKEELQVATVHEAVRLYESYVVEPARTTEAGLQRVWRLAELWFDYSRSRVFPGGCFFFGVSAEVDARPGPVRDAVGAARSAWVGYLAHQLELGRRAGTLRPEVDIDQTVFEITAFLEASNGASLLHDDDVAYDRAAKAVLRVLREASAHPDRLPLAPR comes from the coding sequence TTGGGGAGACAGACCGGCCAGGCGCGTGGGCAGCACATCCCGGATCCGGTGGATACCAACCACTCCTCGGGCGATGGGCGGGTCGAGCGGGGGAATCGGACGCGGCGGGCGGTATTGCGGCACGCCGTCGACATCGCCTCGGTCGACGGCTTGGACGGCTTGTCGATCGGCAGGCTCGCGAGCGAACTGGGCCACAGCAAGAGCGGCATCTTCGCTCTCTTCGGCTCGAAAGAGGAATTGCAGGTCGCGACCGTGCACGAGGCGGTGCGCCTCTACGAGTCGTATGTCGTCGAACCGGCCAGGACCACCGAAGCCGGGCTCCAACGGGTGTGGCGGTTGGCCGAACTCTGGTTCGACTACTCCCGATCCCGGGTCTTCCCCGGTGGCTGCTTCTTCTTCGGGGTGTCGGCCGAGGTCGACGCCAGGCCGGGCCCGGTGCGCGATGCTGTCGGCGCCGCGCGGTCGGCCTGGGTCGGCTACCTCGCCCATCAGTTGGAGTTGGGGCGTCGCGCGGGCACGCTGCGCCCCGAGGTCGACATCGATCAGACGGTCTTCGAGATCACCGCATTCCTGGAGGCGTCCAACGGCGCCTCTCTGCTGCACGATGACGACGTCGCCTACGACAGGGCGGCCAAGGCGGTACTCCGGGTGCTGCGGGAGGCGAGTGCACATCCGGACCGGTTGCCGCTCGCGCCACGCTGA
- a CDS encoding alpha/beta fold hydrolase, which translates to MSPLFALVRGALSATSAIAPDLAGRLAFELFRRVPPRGKVRPAELPVHQAAEVDRMTVAGREVRLYRWGTGDRPVLLVHGWQSRASRFAGLIDELQATGRSAIAFDAPGHGDSEGNTTTVVEYHEIIAALHRRYGDFEAVVGHSFGVLCSFYALRAGVRADRIVGISGVGDFDYLVAEFGRMLSLRPEVTARIRTHIEKRLFPELVDVWEKFQVWHRPESVPGELLFLHDDDDQRTPPEHSLRMATTFGDRARLVTSRGLGHSRIVADPTTVRTIMDFLTRAPGGITKPAEEDQVRAR; encoded by the coding sequence ATGTCGCCCCTCTTCGCCCTCGTCCGTGGTGCCCTGTCCGCGACGTCTGCGATCGCCCCCGATCTGGCTGGTCGCCTGGCCTTCGAGTTGTTCCGCCGCGTCCCGCCACGCGGGAAGGTGCGTCCCGCCGAGCTGCCGGTCCATCAGGCGGCCGAGGTCGACCGGATGACCGTGGCCGGCCGAGAGGTCCGCCTCTACCGCTGGGGAACCGGCGACCGTCCCGTGCTGCTCGTGCACGGCTGGCAGTCCCGCGCATCCCGCTTCGCCGGTCTCATCGACGAGCTACAGGCCACCGGGCGCAGCGCGATCGCCTTCGACGCCCCCGGCCATGGTGACTCGGAAGGCAACACCACGACGGTGGTCGAATACCACGAGATCATCGCGGCACTACATCGGCGATACGGCGACTTCGAAGCGGTCGTCGGCCACTCATTCGGCGTGCTCTGCTCCTTCTACGCCCTCCGAGCGGGCGTACGAGCCGATCGCATCGTCGGGATCTCCGGCGTCGGCGACTTCGACTATCTGGTCGCCGAATTCGGTCGGATGCTGTCGCTACGGCCCGAGGTGACCGCGCGGATCCGAACCCACATCGAGAAGCGACTCTTCCCGGAACTCGTCGACGTCTGGGAGAAGTTCCAGGTCTGGCATCGCCCCGAGTCCGTTCCCGGCGAGCTGCTCTTCCTACACGATGACGATGACCAGCGAACCCCGCCCGAGCATTCGCTGCGGATGGCCACCACGTTCGGCGACCGCGCCCGGCTGGTCACCAGTAGGGGGCTCGGCCACTCCCGCATCGTCGCCGACCCGACGACCGTTCGCACGATCATGGATTTCCTCACGCGGGCCCCGGGAGGAATCACCAAGCCTGCCGAAGAGGATCAGGTCCGCGCACGGTGA
- a CDS encoding S1 family peptidase has protein sequence MRMPRTLGAVLAAVVMFTAALAGAGSAVAGPQSAPRIVGGTQSVEKYSFMASIQRKSEGRDHWCGGALVDPIWVVTTAHCLQGDLDAYTVRVGSNDRTAGGEYRRVVEMIAHPNWDGLHGDIAMLRLERAVTAAPVAIAKSSPIYGDPIRLLGWGKTCNTYECSWEYPKLLREIDRDVAFDNECSRATIDGRTELCVDVTSKATSCYGDSGGPAVERMLAGGWGLVGLDGRGGDSVCGERGLIYTDVTAYQDWIRSTVA, from the coding sequence ATGCGGATGCCGCGAACGCTGGGCGCCGTGCTCGCCGCAGTGGTCATGTTCACTGCTGCATTGGCGGGTGCGGGCAGTGCGGTAGCGGGTCCGCAGTCCGCCCCGAGGATCGTCGGTGGCACCCAGTCCGTCGAGAAGTACTCGTTCATGGCCTCGATCCAGCGAAAGTCCGAAGGTCGCGACCACTGGTGTGGCGGCGCGCTGGTCGACCCGATCTGGGTGGTCACCACGGCACACTGCCTGCAGGGCGACCTCGACGCGTACACCGTCCGAGTCGGTTCCAACGACCGGACGGCGGGCGGCGAGTACCGACGGGTGGTGGAGATGATCGCGCACCCGAACTGGGACGGGTTGCACGGCGATATCGCCATGTTGCGCTTGGAACGCGCGGTCACCGCCGCGCCGGTCGCCATCGCCAAGTCCTCGCCGATCTACGGCGATCCCATCCGCCTGCTCGGTTGGGGCAAGACCTGCAACACCTACGAGTGCTCTTGGGAGTACCCGAAGCTGCTGCGTGAGATCGACCGGGACGTCGCCTTCGACAACGAGTGTTCGCGAGCCACGATCGACGGACGCACCGAGTTGTGTGTGGACGTGACCAGCAAGGCCACCTCCTGCTACGGCGACTCCGGTGGTCCCGCGGTGGAGCGGATGCTCGCAGGCGGCTGGGGCCTGGTGGGGCTGGACGGACGAGGTGGCGACTCGGTGTGTGGCGAACGCGGCCTGATCTACACCGACGTGACGGCATACCAGGATTGGATCCGCAGTACAGTCGCGTGA